Proteins encoded by one window of Dialister pneumosintes:
- a CDS encoding pseudouridine synthase, which produces MRLDKFLSDMNKGTRKELKRLVRQGRVAVNGVTATNSGMAVNESDCIEVDGESVVYAKYEYYVMNKPQGVITATEDSRQDTVLDLMEENRRKDLFPVGRLDKDTVGLLLITNDGDLNHRLLSPKKHVDKEYVAKISGRVTEEDVKIFAKGVFIEDGFRALPAELKILSYREKATEEDLLDVEQSNAPQKHLSQGITEISIVIHEGKYHQVKKMFHAIGKEVFFLKRIRMGTLLLDEELAEGTYRKLTADELSGLMRITCKEK; this is translated from the coding sequence ATGCGTTTAGATAAATTTTTATCGGATATGAATAAGGGAACTCGTAAGGAGTTGAAACGGTTAGTTAGACAGGGGCGAGTAGCCGTGAATGGAGTGACCGCTACCAATTCAGGAATGGCGGTGAACGAAAGCGACTGTATAGAGGTGGATGGCGAGTCAGTTGTGTATGCCAAGTATGAATATTATGTAATGAACAAGCCACAGGGGGTAATTACGGCAACAGAGGATTCCAGGCAGGATACGGTGTTGGATTTAATGGAAGAAAATCGTCGAAAAGATTTGTTTCCTGTGGGGCGTTTAGATAAGGATACGGTAGGGTTACTTCTTATAACGAATGACGGAGATTTGAATCATCGGTTGTTATCTCCCAAAAAGCATGTGGACAAAGAGTATGTTGCAAAGATTAGCGGACGAGTTACGGAAGAGGATGTGAAAATATTTGCTAAGGGGGTTTTTATTGAAGACGGATTTCGTGCGTTACCGGCAGAGTTAAAAATTCTTTCTTATAGAGAAAAAGCAACAGAAGAAGATTTGTTGGATGTAGAGCAGAGTAATGCACCGCAAAAACATCTTTCTCAGGGGATAACTGAAATTTCTATCGTTATTCATGAAGGGAAATATCATCAGGTGAAAAAGATGTTTCATGCGATTGGGAAGGAAGTGTTTTTCTTAAAAAGAATACGAATGGGAACGCTTCTCTTAGATGAGGAATTAGCAGAAGGGACTTATCGTAAGTTAACTGCGGATGAGTTGAGTGGTTTAATGAGAATCACTTGCAAGGAAAAATAG
- the gatA gene encoding Asp-tRNA(Asn)/Glu-tRNA(Gln) amidotransferase subunit GatA, with protein sequence MSYTIHELHEKLINKEISSVELTKQFIAHRDKVEADVHAFLSTTDEEALKQAAAVDAKIAAGEEISMLAGIPGAIKDNICVKGQKCTAASKMLEDWVSPYNATVIERLMAEDYVSIGKTNMDEFAMGSSTENSFFGPSKNPWNVDYVPGGSSGGSAAAVAAGEAVWTLGSDTGGSIRQPASFCGLVGLKPTYGLVSRYGLIAFASSLDQIGPITKDVTDAAIVLNSIAGHDERDSTSIPQEKVDYRDALVDDVKGMKIGIPKEFFGEGIKAETRAAIDKAIEFYKKAGAEIIPVSIPHVKSGVSIYYIIAPAEASSNLARYDGVSYGFRADGDNIVDMYINTRNQGFGMEVKRRIMLGNYVLSAGYYDAYYKKALKVRRLLKEAFDKAYEQCDVLLAPSASGTAFRFGAFTDPLALYMEDICTVPVNLAGLPSISIPVGFHDGLPLGMQIIGPTLGEKKILRAAYAFEQNHPEFTKTAPKGEM encoded by the coding sequence GTGAGTTATACCATTCATGAACTTCATGAAAAGTTGATAAATAAAGAAATTTCTTCCGTGGAATTGACAAAACAGTTTATCGCTCATCGTGATAAAGTGGAAGCGGATGTACATGCTTTCTTGTCTACTACGGATGAAGAAGCATTAAAACAGGCAGCGGCTGTGGATGCAAAGATTGCAGCAGGCGAAGAGATTTCTATGCTTGCCGGTATTCCGGGGGCAATTAAAGATAATATTTGTGTTAAGGGACAAAAGTGTACTGCAGCATCTAAAATGCTTGAAGACTGGGTGTCTCCTTATAATGCAACCGTTATTGAACGCTTGATGGCGGAAGATTATGTATCCATTGGCAAAACTAATATGGATGAATTTGCTATGGGTAGCTCTACTGAAAACTCTTTCTTTGGTCCGTCAAAGAATCCTTGGAATGTAGACTATGTACCCGGCGGTTCTTCCGGCGGTAGTGCAGCAGCTGTAGCGGCAGGGGAAGCGGTATGGACTCTTGGCTCTGATACCGGCGGCTCTATACGTCAGCCGGCTTCTTTCTGCGGATTGGTAGGACTTAAACCGACTTATGGATTAGTATCTCGTTATGGCTTAATTGCATTTGCCTCTTCTTTAGATCAAATCGGACCGATTACTAAGGATGTTACTGATGCAGCTATTGTGTTGAACAGTATTGCAGGTCATGATGAACGAGATTCTACCTCTATTCCACAGGAAAAAGTAGATTATCGTGATGCATTAGTTGACGATGTAAAAGGCATGAAAATCGGTATCCCGAAAGAATTCTTCGGAGAAGGTATTAAAGCGGAAACTCGCGCTGCTATTGATAAAGCTATTGAGTTTTATAAGAAAGCAGGAGCTGAAATTATTCCGGTATCAATTCCTCATGTTAAGAGCGGGGTATCTATTTACTACATTATTGCGCCGGCAGAAGCAAGTTCTAATTTAGCTCGTTATGATGGGGTAAGCTATGGATTCCGTGCTGATGGCGATAACATTGTTGATATGTATATTAATACCCGTAATCAGGGATTCGGTATGGAAGTTAAGCGACGTATTATGCTTGGTAACTATGTACTTTCTGCCGGCTACTATGATGCATACTACAAGAAGGCATTGAAAGTTCGTAGATTGCTTAAGGAAGCTTTTGATAAAGCATATGAACAATGTGATGTATTATTAGCTCCATCTGCGTCCGGTACAGCATTCAGGTTTGGTGCATTTACAGATCCGTTAGCACTTTATATGGAAGATATTTGTACTGTTCCTGTGAATTTAGCCGGTTTGCCATCTATCAGCATCCCTGTTGGATTCCACGACGGACTTCCTTTAGGAATGCAGATTATCGGACCGACTTTAGGAGAAAAGAAGATTTTGCGTGCCGCTTATGCATTTGAGCAGAATCATCCTGAATTTACTAAAACAGCGCCGAAAGGAGAAATGTAA
- a CDS encoding manganese-dependent inorganic pyrophosphatase — protein sequence MSKVIVIGHKSPDTDSIGAAISYSYLQRQMGVEAIAGRAGELNKESKFALEYFGVEAPEFISSVARKSESDEKQKVILVDHNESKQCVDGIQDAEVIEVVDHHRLGDFETSNPIFMLFCPVGCVNTIIYNLYKMRGIQPTKAVAGMMLSAIISDTVLFRSPTTTDKDREAVKELAELAGVDYEQYGMEMLKAGADISDYSAEQLASNDRKEFESAGNTFTVGQISVMDVAPINAKKDAIMAVLEKNKAEKGYVASYLMVTDILAEDTFLWFTDGAQEIVEAAFEKKADNQCVYLPKVMSRKKQVSPPLINAYAK from the coding sequence ATGAGTAAGGTAATAGTTATCGGTCACAAGTCTCCGGATACAGATTCTATCGGAGCAGCTATCAGTTATTCCTATTTGCAGCGTCAAATGGGTGTGGAAGCTATAGCAGGTCGTGCCGGTGAATTGAATAAAGAATCTAAATTTGCTTTGGAATATTTTGGCGTAGAAGCACCGGAATTCATTTCTTCGGTAGCACGTAAGAGTGAATCTGATGAAAAGCAGAAGGTGATTCTCGTTGATCATAATGAATCGAAACAATGTGTAGACGGTATTCAGGACGCAGAAGTTATTGAAGTAGTAGATCATCATCGTTTGGGAGATTTTGAAACTTCCAATCCGATTTTTATGCTGTTTTGTCCGGTGGGATGTGTAAATACTATTATTTATAATTTGTATAAAATGCGTGGTATTCAGCCGACCAAGGCGGTAGCAGGTATGATGCTTTCCGCTATTATTTCTGATACCGTACTATTCCGTTCTCCGACTACTACGGATAAAGATCGTGAAGCCGTTAAGGAATTAGCGGAACTTGCGGGTGTAGATTATGAACAGTATGGTATGGAAATGCTCAAGGCTGGTGCGGATATTTCTGACTATTCTGCCGAGCAGTTGGCAAGTAATGACCGCAAGGAATTTGAATCTGCCGGAAATACTTTTACGGTAGGGCAGATTTCCGTGATGGATGTAGCACCTATCAATGCAAAGAAAGATGCTATTATGGCAGTTCTTGAAAAGAACAAGGCAGAAAAAGGATATGTTGCCTCTTATTTGATGGTTACTGATATTCTGGCAGAAGATACATTCTTGTGGTTTACTGACGGAGCACAGGAAATTGTAGAAGCTGCTTTTGAAAAGAAGGCTGACAATCAGTGTGTATATTTACCTAAGGTCATGTCTCGTAAGAAGCAGGTATCTCCACCATTGATTAATGCATACGCAAAGTAA
- a CDS encoding C69 family dipeptidase, giving the protein MACTTILVGKKASYDGSTMMARNEDSPSGVFTSKKFIVVNPEEQPRYYKSVISKVEMDLPENPMRYTAMPDAPSKQGIWGEAGINEVNVAMSATETITSNPRVLGADPLVPGGIGEEDYVTIVLPYIRSAREGVKRLGMLHEQFGTYEMNGIGLQDKDEIWWFESIGGHHWIAKRVPDDRYVVVPNQLGIDYLDLVDAFGEQESCMCSADLLEFITENHLDLVRHEDGYCLKNERAFDVRAAFGSHDDSDHTYNTCRAWFMERYLNPNTYLWDGEDADFTPESDDLPWSMVPEKLITVEDVKYVLSAHYQGTPYDPYAKHGCHTKKNKYRVIGINRNNFVALTQLRPYMPKEIMAVQWIAEGCNVFNAFVPFYANITKTPEYIANTTAEVTTENFYWANRLIGTLADAHFQTTAIFIERYQNQVHSKGHALLSKFDKQFMTEKPNQVQHFLEGCNEEMAKMAKEETQKTLSSVLYTASNGMKNSFARSDA; this is encoded by the coding sequence ATGGCTTGTACTACAATTCTTGTTGGTAAAAAGGCTTCTTATGACGGTTCAACGATGATGGCTCGTAATGAGGATTCTCCATCCGGTGTATTTACTTCGAAAAAGTTTATTGTGGTAAATCCGGAGGAGCAACCTCGTTATTATAAATCTGTAATTTCTAAGGTGGAAATGGATTTGCCTGAAAATCCGATGCGTTATACAGCGATGCCGGATGCTCCTTCTAAGCAGGGGATTTGGGGAGAAGCAGGAATTAATGAAGTGAATGTAGCTATGTCGGCAACTGAAACGATTACTTCGAATCCACGTGTATTGGGAGCAGACCCTTTAGTACCCGGAGGTATTGGGGAAGAAGATTATGTAACGATTGTTCTTCCTTATATTCGTTCTGCTCGTGAGGGTGTAAAACGTTTGGGAATGCTTCATGAACAGTTCGGCACGTATGAGATGAATGGTATCGGATTACAAGATAAAGATGAAATTTGGTGGTTTGAGTCCATTGGCGGACATCACTGGATCGCAAAGCGTGTACCGGATGACAGATATGTAGTAGTACCGAATCAGCTCGGTATCGACTATCTTGATTTGGTAGATGCTTTTGGTGAGCAAGAATCTTGTATGTGCTCAGCAGATTTATTAGAATTTATTACAGAAAATCATCTGGACTTGGTACGTCATGAAGACGGATATTGTTTAAAGAATGAAAGAGCTTTTGATGTAAGAGCCGCTTTTGGCAGTCATGATGATTCGGATCATACCTATAATACTTGTCGTGCCTGGTTCATGGAGCGGTACTTAAATCCGAATACCTATCTGTGGGATGGAGAAGATGCCGATTTTACTCCTGAATCCGATGATTTGCCGTGGAGCATGGTTCCTGAAAAGTTGATTACGGTTGAAGATGTGAAGTATGTATTATCTGCACATTATCAGGGGACTCCGTATGACCCGTATGCAAAGCATGGCTGCCATACAAAGAAAAATAAATATCGTGTGATTGGAATTAATCGTAATAATTTTGTGGCGTTGACACAGCTTCGTCCGTATATGCCGAAAGAAATTATGGCGGTGCAGTGGATTGCAGAAGGTTGTAATGTGTTTAATGCGTTTGTTCCTTTTTATGCAAATATTACAAAGACTCCGGAATATATTGCGAATACAACAGCAGAAGTTACGACGGAGAATTTCTATTGGGCAAACCGCCTTATCGGCACATTAGCAGATGCTCACTTCCAGACAACTGCTATTTTTATTGAAAGATACCAAAATCAGGTACATAGTAAAGGACATGCACTTTTGAGTAAGTTTGATAAGCAGTTTATGACAGAAAAGCCGAATCAGGTACAACATTTCTTAGAAGGTTGTAATGAAGAAATGGCAAAAATGGCAAAAGAAGAAACGCAGAAAACATTGTCGAGTGTATTGTATACGGCAAGTAACGGAATGAAAAATTCATTTGCAAGAAGTGATGCGTAA
- the gatC gene encoding Asp-tRNA(Asn)/Glu-tRNA(Gln) amidotransferase subunit GatC: MKITTEEVKKIALLSRLSFSEDELENLKDSMSGILTYMEELKQYDTEGVAPMAHAVEQFNVMREDIPDTSFTHEEALMNAPEQEDGYFKVKRII, from the coding sequence GTGAAAATTACAACTGAAGAAGTAAAAAAGATAGCTCTTCTTTCTCGTTTGTCTTTTAGTGAAGATGAGTTGGAAAATTTGAAGGACTCCATGAGTGGAATTCTTACTTATATGGAAGAATTAAAACAGTATGACACGGAAGGTGTAGCACCTATGGCGCATGCGGTAGAACAGTTTAACGTAATGCGTGAAGATATTCCGGATACATCATTTACTCATGAAGAAGCGTTGATGAATGCACCGGAACAAGAAGACGGCTATTTTAAAGTAAAGAGAATCATATAG
- the gatB gene encoding Asp-tRNA(Asn)/Glu-tRNA(Gln) amidotransferase subunit GatB — translation MKYEAVIGLEVHTELQTATKIFCNSKTSFGAPPNTNVSPVCLGLPGVLPVLNKKVLEFAVRAGLALNCEIARFSKFDRKNYYYPDLPKNFQTSQFDLPICKEGYLDVEVDGEVSRIRITRAHMEEDAGKLVHHGDSITTADYSLVDYNRTGTPLLEIVSEPDIRSAKQAVAYMEKMRAILQYCGISDCRMEEGSLRCDANISVRPVGQKELGTKTEIKNINSFKGVEKAIEYEAIRQAKILEAGGTIKQETRTWDEKEGVTKSMRSKEEANDYRYFPEPDLVPFTVSDEYIEKIRQTLPELPDARKARYMESFGLSSYDADYLTNDKARADYFEAMVKAGAEPKEACNWLMGEFAGKLSENGIEITESPVTPEGLAALLTLISKGTISGKIAKQVFPEMWETGKAAEEIVKEKGLIQISDTSELEAIVMEVIQANPKSVEDFKAGNKKAVGFFMGQIMKATKGKANPRVVSGMVMKKLQEL, via the coding sequence ATGAAATATGAAGCAGTCATCGGTCTTGAAGTGCATACAGAACTTCAAACGGCTACTAAGATTTTTTGTAATAGTAAAACTTCTTTCGGAGCACCTCCGAATACGAATGTTTCTCCCGTATGTTTAGGGCTTCCGGGGGTATTACCTGTTTTAAATAAAAAGGTATTGGAATTTGCAGTTCGTGCCGGTTTGGCATTAAATTGTGAAATTGCAAGATTTAGTAAATTTGATAGAAAAAATTACTATTATCCGGATTTGCCGAAAAATTTCCAGACATCACAGTTTGATCTTCCGATTTGCAAGGAAGGGTATTTGGATGTAGAAGTAGATGGAGAAGTCAGCCGTATTCGTATCACTCGTGCTCATATGGAAGAAGATGCGGGAAAATTGGTTCACCACGGTGATTCTATTACAACGGCGGATTATTCTTTAGTTGACTATAACCGTACGGGTACGCCACTTTTGGAAATTGTATCGGAACCGGATATTCGTTCTGCTAAACAGGCAGTCGCTTATATGGAAAAGATGCGTGCTATTCTTCAGTATTGCGGTATTTCCGATTGCCGTATGGAAGAAGGTTCTTTGCGTTGTGATGCAAATATTTCCGTACGTCCTGTAGGACAAAAGGAATTGGGAACAAAGACGGAAATTAAGAATATCAACTCTTTTAAAGGTGTTGAAAAAGCGATTGAATATGAAGCGATTCGTCAGGCTAAGATTTTAGAAGCCGGCGGTACTATTAAACAGGAAACCCGAACTTGGGATGAAAAAGAAGGCGTAACTAAGAGTATGCGTTCTAAGGAAGAAGCTAACGATTATCGTTACTTCCCGGAACCGGATTTAGTTCCGTTTACTGTATCAGATGAATATATTGAAAAGATTCGTCAGACACTCCCTGAACTTCCGGATGCACGCAAGGCTCGTTATATGGAATCTTTCGGGTTATCTTCTTATGATGCTGATTACTTAACTAATGATAAGGCGAGAGCGGATTACTTTGAAGCAATGGTTAAAGCAGGTGCGGAACCTAAGGAAGCTTGTAACTGGCTTATGGGAGAATTTGCCGGAAAACTTTCTGAAAACGGTATTGAAATTACAGAATCACCTGTTACACCGGAAGGACTGGCAGCATTACTTACTTTGATTTCTAAGGGAACTATTTCCGGCAAGATTGCTAAACAGGTATTCCCGGAAATGTGGGAAACCGGTAAAGCGGCAGAAGAAATTGTTAAAGAAAAAGGATTAATTCAGATTAGCGATACTTCAGAATTAGAAGCCATTGTTATGGAAGTTATTCAAGCAAATCCGAAGTCTGTTGAAGACTTTAAGGCAGGTAATAAGAAGGCTGTCGGCTTCTTTATGGGGCAGATTATGAAAGCTACTAAGGGGAAAGCAAATCCACGTGTAGTAAGTGGTATGGTTATGAAGAAGTTGCAAGAATTATGA
- the pcrA gene encoding DNA helicase PcrA, with protein MADFLNGLNKEQRAAVEQIEGPLLIMAGAGSGKTKALTCRIAYMLKQGINPRKILAITFTNKAAQEMRERVHSLVGAEAEHIWMYTFHSFGARFLRSEIEKYPPYNSQFTIYDSDDSKQLIKNILKEMNLDDKQFQPSSIQSHISGAKNRLLTAKAFRASIGDNFFAQRIADIYDRYDAEMKQNNALDFDDLLLVTTSLLQKKEIRTKWQDRFHYILIDEYQDTNHAQYLMAKYIAGDRQNICVVGDADQSIYSWRGADIRNIIDFKKDYADAKIIKLEQNYRSTDTILKAANAVIKNNTDRPPKKLWTENEKGALIQRFEAMDEHEEADFIVSSMKKEHDTNHIPYGDMAILYRMNAQSRILEESLVRKGIAYAMVGGVRFYDRAEIKDIMAYLKVLGNSRDTVSLQRIINVPKRGIGNTTVEKLMAFAEEQGISLFEAIMAVEESSLTKGTKDKVQKFSALIFSLINAAAEGDVFHLIETVMAETGYLHMLREQQDPQAQSREENLGELLSVAKDFTRNNPDGDLIAFLEQVALVNDVDNYEGENEKVTLMTLHSAKGLEFPIVYMAGLDEGVFPGARSLMDESAVEEERRLCYVGITRARKKLYITNTRMRTMYGQLKPYTPSRFLDEIPFSLVEEIKVEEEQRRKTKVMHRYNRFASEKALSTAAYSGVPKSKSKTARYDWKEGDKVVHKLWGHGVVVAISGEGKSMTLKLQFPGQQVRQVMVAFAPIEKEE; from the coding sequence ATGGCAGACTTTTTAAATGGTCTTAATAAAGAGCAACGTGCGGCTGTAGAACAAATAGAAGGTCCACTTTTGATTATGGCAGGTGCCGGTTCGGGTAAAACAAAAGCATTGACTTGTCGTATTGCTTATATGCTTAAACAGGGGATTAATCCACGTAAAATTTTAGCAATTACCTTTACTAATAAAGCGGCACAAGAAATGCGTGAGCGTGTGCATTCATTAGTGGGGGCGGAAGCAGAACACATTTGGATGTATACATTCCATTCTTTTGGTGCGAGATTTTTAAGAAGTGAAATAGAGAAGTATCCGCCGTATAATAGCCAGTTTACTATTTATGATTCGGACGATTCGAAACAACTGATAAAAAATATTTTGAAGGAAATGAATTTGGATGATAAGCAGTTTCAGCCAAGTTCTATACAAAGTCATATTTCCGGGGCAAAGAATCGATTGTTGACAGCTAAAGCTTTTCGTGCATCGATTGGCGATAATTTTTTTGCACAGCGTATAGCGGATATTTATGATCGTTATGATGCAGAAATGAAACAAAATAATGCATTAGATTTTGACGATTTATTATTGGTTACCACTTCTTTGTTGCAGAAAAAAGAAATCAGAACCAAGTGGCAAGATCGTTTTCATTATATTTTAATTGATGAATATCAGGATACCAATCATGCACAATATCTAATGGCAAAATATATTGCAGGCGACCGTCAGAATATTTGCGTCGTAGGGGATGCTGATCAGAGTATTTATTCTTGGCGTGGTGCAGATATTCGTAATATTATCGATTTTAAAAAAGATTATGCTGATGCAAAAATTATTAAGTTGGAACAAAATTATCGCTCTACGGATACGATACTCAAGGCAGCCAATGCTGTTATTAAAAACAATACAGACCGTCCACCTAAAAAGTTATGGACCGAAAATGAAAAAGGGGCATTGATTCAACGTTTTGAAGCGATGGATGAGCATGAAGAAGCTGATTTTATCGTTTCTTCTATGAAGAAAGAACATGATACGAATCATATTCCGTATGGGGATATGGCGATTTTGTATCGTATGAATGCACAGTCTCGAATCTTAGAAGAATCTTTAGTTCGTAAAGGCATTGCTTATGCCATGGTAGGCGGGGTACGATTCTATGATCGTGCAGAAATTAAAGATATCATGGCTTATTTAAAAGTTCTTGGAAATAGTAGAGATACGGTCAGCTTACAGCGTATTATCAATGTTCCGAAGCGTGGTATCGGAAACACGACGGTAGAGAAATTGATGGCATTTGCGGAAGAACAGGGAATTTCTTTGTTTGAAGCCATTATGGCAGTCGAAGAGTCGTCTTTAACGAAGGGGACGAAAGATAAGGTGCAAAAGTTCAGCGCTTTAATTTTCTCTCTCATTAATGCAGCGGCTGAAGGTGATGTATTTCACTTGATTGAAACGGTTATGGCGGAAACCGGATATTTACATATGTTACGTGAACAACAGGATCCGCAAGCGCAGAGTCGGGAAGAAAACTTGGGAGAACTTTTATCGGTAGCTAAAGATTTTACGAGAAATAATCCGGATGGAGACTTAATTGCATTCTTAGAACAGGTTGCCTTGGTTAATGATGTAGATAATTATGAAGGGGAAAATGAAAAAGTAACTTTGATGACTTTACATAGTGCAAAGGGCTTGGAATTTCCTATCGTATACATGGCAGGATTGGATGAAGGAGTTTTCCCGGGAGCTCGTTCTTTAATGGATGAGTCTGCCGTGGAAGAAGAACGAAGACTTTGTTATGTAGGGATTACACGTGCAAGAAAGAAACTATATATTACGAATACACGTATGAGAACGATGTATGGACAATTAAAGCCATATACGCCCAGTCGCTTTTTGGATGAAATTCCATTTTCTTTGGTAGAAGAAATTAAGGTGGAAGAGGAACAGCGGCGGAAAACGAAAGTTATGCATCGATATAATCGTTTTGCAAGTGAAAAAGCACTTTCAACAGCAGCTTATTCCGGTGTTCCGAAGAGCAAGAGCAAAACGGCTCGTTATGACTGGAAAGAGGGCGACAAAGTTGTTCATAAATTATGGGGACATGGTGTGGTAGTAGCGATTTCCGGTGAAGGTAAGAGTATGACCTTGAAATTGCAATTTCCCGGACAGCAGGTTCGCCAAGTTATGGTTGCTTTTGCTCCGATTGAAAAAGAAGAATAA
- the ligA gene encoding NAD-dependent DNA ligase LigA yields MASETVVRKIEKLRKEIHYHSYLYYVKDQPEITDYEFDKLYRELVDLEKEYPELITSDSPTQRVGGKATDDFDKVKFKKPMLSLSNAFNAEELHDFHRRVTGGLGDAKVEYITELKIDGLSMNLVYENGRFVQGLTRGDGKVGEDVTANVKTIKTIPLFIENAPKYMEVRGEVYMPRQSFIRLNKARDESGDMPFANCRNAAAGSLRQLDPQVTAGRNLDFFAYGLGSIEGMEITSQAQLLAQLERFHFHVNPHYKKWNSIEEVIQEVNQWQDSRRTLEYDTDGLVIKVSDFAQQERLGATGKDPKWAIAYKYPPEEAVTKVERIVVTMGRTGVLTPSADLVPVRLAGTVVKRATLHNMDFIREKDIRIGDTVRIYKAGEIIPEVAAVEKDKRNGSETPFEMPTQCPICNSTVARIEGEAAYRCVNPTCGGVVREKLIHYASRNAMNIEGMGPSVIDSLLAYELVKDPADLYTLKAEDIAQIERMGEKSSNNLVASIASSKTRGLAKLLFGLGIRYLGEKGAELLAATYQNIESIMQAEQDSLLQVEGIGQVIAESVHQYFHDEKNIDLINRLQRAGVVTEEVKEIQLGGAFNGEMVVLTGKLSSIGRKAAGERIKQLGGQVQSAVTNSTTLVVAGQDAGSKLTKAREKGIMIIDESTFMVRAGLIDARNTSVE; encoded by the coding sequence ATGGCATCAGAAACTGTTGTACGTAAGATAGAGAAATTACGTAAAGAAATACATTATCATAGTTATCTTTATTATGTAAAAGACCAACCAGAAATAACGGATTATGAATTTGATAAGTTATATCGGGAATTGGTTGATTTGGAAAAAGAATACCCGGAACTGATTACTTCGGATTCTCCGACACAACGAGTGGGCGGTAAGGCGACGGATGATTTTGATAAGGTCAAGTTTAAGAAGCCTATGCTTTCACTTAGCAATGCTTTCAATGCGGAAGAATTGCATGATTTTCATCGACGTGTGACGGGTGGTTTGGGCGATGCAAAGGTGGAGTACATCACAGAACTTAAAATTGACGGATTGTCTATGAATTTAGTTTATGAAAATGGGCGATTTGTACAAGGATTGACTCGTGGTGATGGGAAAGTTGGAGAAGATGTAACCGCTAATGTTAAGACGATAAAAACGATTCCTTTATTCATTGAAAATGCACCAAAGTATATGGAAGTACGTGGTGAAGTCTATATGCCGAGGCAGAGTTTTATTCGTCTTAATAAAGCAAGAGATGAATCGGGGGATATGCCTTTTGCAAACTGTAGAAATGCGGCGGCAGGGTCTTTACGTCAATTGGATCCGCAGGTGACCGCCGGAAGAAACTTGGACTTTTTTGCCTATGGTTTGGGAAGTATAGAAGGTATGGAAATTACTTCACAAGCACAGCTATTGGCACAATTAGAGCGATTCCATTTTCATGTAAATCCGCATTATAAGAAATGGAATTCTATAGAAGAAGTAATTCAAGAGGTCAATCAATGGCAGGATAGCCGTCGTACTTTGGAATATGATACAGATGGACTGGTTATCAAAGTCAGTGATTTTGCACAGCAGGAACGATTAGGTGCTACGGGAAAAGATCCGAAATGGGCGATTGCCTATAAGTATCCACCGGAAGAAGCGGTAACAAAAGTGGAACGTATTGTGGTTACGATGGGGCGTACGGGCGTATTGACACCTTCTGCTGATTTGGTACCGGTACGTTTGGCAGGAACGGTTGTGAAACGTGCTACATTGCATAATATGGACTTTATTCGGGAAAAAGATATTCGTATAGGGGATACCGTTCGTATATATAAAGCAGGGGAAATTATTCCGGAAGTGGCGGCGGTAGAAAAAGATAAGCGCAATGGTAGTGAAACACCTTTTGAAATGCCTACGCAGTGTCCGATTTGTAACTCTACCGTGGCACGTATAGAAGGGGAAGCTGCTTATCGTTGTGTGAATCCGACTTGTGGCGGTGTAGTGAGAGAAAAACTGATTCATTATGCTTCTCGAAATGCGATGAATATTGAAGGAATGGGACCTTCTGTTATAGACAGTTTACTGGCCTATGAATTAGTTAAAGACCCTGCCGATTTGTATACATTAAAGGCGGAAGATATAGCACAAATCGAACGTATGGGGGAAAAGAGTTCTAATAACTTAGTGGCATCGATTGCAAGTAGTAAAACAAGAGGGTTGGCTAAATTATTGTTTGGATTAGGGATTCGTTATTTAGGGGAAAAAGGAGCGGAACTTTTAGCGGCTACTTATCAGAATATAGAATCTATTATGCAGGCAGAACAAGATTCTTTACTACAGGTAGAAGGTATTGGGCAAGTGATTGCTGAAAGTGTGCATCAATATTTTCACGATGAAAAAAATATCGATTTAATAAATCGCTTACAGCGTGCCGGTGTAGTAACGGAAGAAGTAAAAGAAATACAACTTGGCGGAGCTTTTAACGGAGAAATGGTCGTACTCACGGGGAAACTTTCGTCTATCGGACGTAAAGCGGCCGGAGAACGTATTAAGCAATTAGGTGGACAGGTACAAAGTGCTGTAACCAACAGCACTACTTTAGTGGTAGCCGGTCAGGATGCCGGAAGTAAATTAACAAAAGCAAGAGAAAAAGGAATAATGATTATTGATGAATCTACATTTATGGTTCGTGCGGGGCTTATAGATGCACGAAACACATCTGTGGAATAA